The Aureimonas populi genome includes the window TTCGGACGAGGATTGCGGGGTGCTGCGGCCCGTGACCCTTGCCGCTTCATCCTCCGGGGTCACCCTTTCGCCGGACACGCAGATGCTCTGCCGCACCGCGCTGGCGCTGGACATCTGGATCGCGGAGGCGCTGGTTCCCGCCTCCGAGACGCTGGACGGGGGAAGGCCGGAGAGCCTGCGGCACTCCTCCACCTATGTCTGCCGGGAGCGGTCCTCCGAATCGCGCATTTCGGAGCATTCGCGCGGCAGCGCGGTGGATATCTCGGCGATCCTCTTTTCCGGCCGCGACCCGGTGGACATCCGGGCGCAGGAGCCGGGCTCGGCCGAGGACCGCTTCCTGGCCGAGATCCGCCGCCTGGCCTGCGGGCCCTTCAAGACGGTGCTGGGGCCGGGCACCGACGCCGACCACGCAGAGCACTTCCACTTCGACATCGCCGCCCGTAATCGCGGCTCCACCTACTGCCGGTAACGCCCCGTTGCCGAGAGCGTGAATTGCGTTCGGCCTCCGATCCCGGTTCTCGCTGATCTCAATCTTCGGTTGAGGGCAGGGCGGCGCAGATGCTGACGGTGATGATTCTCGGTGTGGTGATGGCGGGAGCCGATGCGCCGCGCGTGGGCAGTGCTCAGGAGAGGCTGGAAAGCCAGTGGCGCCTCGCGCAGCGGCGGCCGAGCTGCCAGACCGTTTCGAGCTGCCGCGAAGCCGTGATCCTGTGGTGCGACGGCTATAGCCGGGCCGATGGCGACAATGACGGCATCCCTTGCGAGAATGTCTGCCGCTCACTCGCCGAGGTGGACGAAATCCGCGCCGAAATCGGCTGCTGACCCTTCGAGACCGTTTGAGAATTCGGAGACCAGGTCGAATTCTCAAACGGTCTCTTAGCGCCCGGCCACCCGCATTTCCTCGTCGCTCTCGCGCAGGAGGTCGTCGA containing:
- a CDS encoding extensin family protein produces the protein MARGSLGAALALLLIWAGAPAAQEAEPTGADPAPPAEAGVPLPEPRPETAGENEPEAPGPDEEATPEAVPGPEPEPGETPAYVPPEKARATPEREAPEVPEAAVTPAESVAAAAAIEDALACEAELERRGATFTIGPSLSDEDCGVLRPVTLAASSSGVTLSPDTQMLCRTALALDIWIAEALVPASETLDGGRPESLRHSSTYVCRERSSESRISEHSRGSAVDISAILFSGRDPVDIRAQEPGSAEDRFLAEIRRLACGPFKTVLGPGTDADHAEHFHFDIAARNRGSTYCR
- a CDS encoding excalibur calcium-binding domain-containing protein produces the protein MLTVMILGVVMAGADAPRVGSAQERLESQWRLAQRRPSCQTVSSCREAVILWCDGYSRADGDNDGIPCENVCRSLAEVDEIRAEIGC